One genomic window of Arachis stenosperma cultivar V10309 chromosome 10, arast.V10309.gnm1.PFL2, whole genome shotgun sequence includes the following:
- the LOC130955108 gene encoding probable CCR4-associated factor 1 homolog 7: MSILPKGDSVQIREVWNDNLEEEFALIREIVDEYNYVAMDTEFPGVVLRPVGNFKNINDYNYQTLKDNVDMLKLIQLGLTFSDEHGNLPTCGTESSCIWQFNFREFNISEDIFASDSIELLRQCGIDFKKNNEKGIDVNRFGELLMSSGIVLNDSVSWVTFHSGYDFGYLLKLLTCRSLPDTQAGFFELIKMYFPMLYDIKHLMKFCNSLHGGLNKLAELLDVERVGVCHQAGSDSLLTSCTFRKLRDTFFSGSTEKYAGVLYGLGVENGQTN, encoded by the coding sequence ATGTCGATTTTACCGAAAGGCGATTCGGTTCAAATCAGGGAGGTATGGAACGataacctagaggaggagttcGCTTTGATCCGTGAAATCGTTGACGAATACAACTATGTCGCCATGGATACAGAGTTCCCCGGTGTTGTTCTTCGTCCCGTTGGGAACTTCAAGAATATCAATGACTACAACTACCAGACCTTGAAGGACAACGTTGAcatgttgaagctgatccaatTAGGTCTCACTTTCTCTGACGAGCACGGCAACCTCCCCACCTGTGGCACTGAGAGCTCCTGCATCTGGCAATTCAACTTCCGTGAGTTCAACATCAGCGAGGACATCTTCGCCAGCGATTCGATCGAGCTTCTGCGCCAATGTGGCATTGATTTCAAGAAGAACAACGAAAAAGGTATTGATGTGAACCGGTTCGGGGAGCTTCTCATGTCATCGGGGATCGTGTTGAACGATAGTGTGAGTTGGGTAACCTTCCATAGCGGTTACGACTTCGGTTACCTCCTCAAGCTGTTGACGTGCCGAAGCTTGCCGGATACGCAGGCAGGGTTCTTTGAACTGATCAAGATGTATTTCCCGATGTTGTATGATATCAAGCATTTGATGAAGTTCTGCAACAGTCTCCATGGTGGGTTGAACAAGCTCGCGGAGTTGTTGGATGTTGAGAGAGTTGGTGTGTGCCATCAAGCTGGATCGGATAGCTTACTCACTTCTTGTACATTTAGAAAGTTGAGGGATACATTTTTCAGTGGCTCCACAGAGAAATATGCTGGTGTCTTGTATGGTTTAGGTGTTGAGAATGGACAAACTAattga